The genomic segment CGTTTGGGCAAAAACTACGATGCAGGCAAGCTTGTGCTATGCGCCCTCTACCACGACTGCTCCGAAATTATGACGGGGGATATGCCAACCCCTATTAAATACCATAACCCGCAGATACGCGATAGCTATAAAGAAATCGAGCATACCTCCAACCGCAAACTGCTTGCGATGCTGCCTGACGATTTGCGTGCCGATTATGAAAGCTATTTTGAGGCAGGCTTTTTGGATGAGGAAGAGACAAAAATAGTAAAAGCGGCAGACAAACTTTCGGCACTGCTTAAATGCGTAGAGGAAGAAAATGCAGGCAACCGTGAATTTCGAAAAGCGCGGCATACAACCGAACAGGCAATACGGGATATGAACCTGCCGGAAGCGGATATTTTTCTGAACGAGTTTTTCGATTCGTACGGGCTTACACTGGATGAACTGTAATGTTCATCTGTTTGCATAATAAAACAGATGGTTTTTTACAAAAAACGCTCTTATACGAGTGCATTGTTAAAACAATCATGGTAAAATTATGGTGGCAGATGAACGATAGGATTGTTTTAAAAAAGGGAACGAATTGTTATGTTAAAAAAATATTTTTAATTGAGTTGGATGATATTCCGAAAAAAGATGAAGAAATCTGTTTGGCAATTGCAAAACATTGTGGCGAGAATAGCCTGCCGTTTGAATTCCTCAAAAAACCGCTCCGATTATCAATACGATTAATGGCAGCAAGTTCGAAATTACAAAGGAAATGCAACGAGTTAGGGTAGCCAACTGTTGGGTTTTGCATTGTAAAGAAATTGATTAAATTATAATTGGCTCATCACCAGATATGAGCCGAAAATACAACCAAGTACCATTTATTATGCCCGAAAAAGAAGGGGCACGAGACACTTGCCAATCCTTGCAATTGCGCAATGTTTCATATATAATTAAAACAGTTGCAGTGACGGGGCAAACATTTGTTCTTTCGAAAAATGTTCCTGTCGGAAAGGACGGAAACAAATGGCAGTGGATAAACAAAAAGCACTGGAGACGGCACTCAGCCAGATTGAAAAACAATTCGGCAAGGGCGCAGTGATGAAGTTGGGGCAAAACTCAACGCTGAATGTGGAGGCAATCTCTACAGGCTCTATATCGCTGGATATTGCATTGGGCATTGGCGGAGTCCCGCGCGGCAGAATTGTAGAAATTTATGGGCCGGAAAGCTCGGGTAAAACCACGGTTGCGCTGCATATTATTGCAGAGGCACAAAAAAACGGCGGCGAAGTTGCGTTTATTGACGTGGAACATGCGCTTGACCCTGTTTATGCAAAAGCACTGGGCGTAGATATTGATTCGCTGTTGGTTTCGCAGCCCGACACAGGCGAGCAGGCACTTGAAATAACCGAGGCATTGGTGCGCTCGGGTGCAATTGATGCAATTGTAATCGACTCGGTTGCAGCTATGGTGCCGCGTGCAGAGATTGAGGGCGAAATGGGCGACGCGCATGTGGGCTTGCAGGCGCGTTTGATGTCGCAGGCACTGCGTAAACTTACCGGTGTCATCTCTAAATCCAACTGCGTTGCATTGTTTATCAATCAGCTGCGCGAAAAGGTGGGCGTTACCTACGGCAACCCCGAGGTTACCCCCGGCGGGCGGGCGCTCAAATTCTACTCGTCAGTGCGTTTGGATATCCGACGTATTGAGCAGTTGAAAAACGGCACAGAGGGCATTGGTAACCGCACACGTGTCAAAGTAGTCAAAAACAAAGTGGCTCCTCCGTTTCGCGAAGCAGAATTTGATATTATGTACGGTACGGGTATTTCAAAAGAGGGCGAAATTCTCGACCTTGCTGTAAAACTGGATATTATCAATAAAAGCGGTGCTTGGTTTAGCTGCGGTGAAATAAGGCTGGGGCAAGGCCGCGACAATGCCAAGGAATACATGAAGGCGAACCCCGAGTTTACAGCCGGAATCGATAAACAAATCCGCGCAAGGGCGGGTGAATTGGTAATGGTTCGCGGCAATTCAAAGTCAAGCAAAAAGGCGGCAAAGCAGGTAGACCTTGACGTGGAAGTTGAAGATGAAGAATAATGCTGATTACCGCGATTGAAAAGCGAAAAGGCACGCGTAGCGCCGTATATGTAGACGGCGAATACGCGATGATGCTTGACGCTGAGATTATATTTAATGCCGGGCTGAAGGCGGGCAGAGAGATTGACCAAAACGCACTATTTGAACTGCAAAAGCAGAGCGACCTGCGCCGTACCCGTGAACGCGCCCTGTATTTGCTCGGCTACAAAAGCCACACAAAAAAAGAGCTGACCGACAAGCTCGCCAAAACTTCGGACGAAGATACCGCCGCCGAAATAGCGGGGCGAATGGAGGAACTGGGGCTTGTAAACGATGCCGATTATGCCGAACGCTATGCAAGACAGCTTGCCAACAGCAAAGGTTATGGGATGTCGCGCATCCGGCAGCAGCTTTATAAAAAAGGCATTGACAGAGAGCTGATTGACGATACACTGGAGCAGCTCGCGCAAACAGTTGATGTTGACGAAAAAATAAGCGAACTGATTGAGCGAAAATATCAGCGGTATTTGGGGACAAAAAAGGGTGTGGATAAAACAATCAACGCACTGATTCGCCTTGGGTACCGTTATGATGACATCCGCCGTGTACTGAATACGTTTGATACACCGCAGGAATACGACTACGATGAATAATTCATTTCGCATTAAAAAAGCTGCATAGCTTTTTAAACCACTGCTATTACAGTGTGCAGCGAAAGCGGCAGCTTATAGTATGGCACAACATTTGCACAAGCTGGACTTGCAGCCGTATTTCACATGGCGAATCAAAAATGTAGAATGTTTTTGATTGCGAATTAGTATAAAATTGTATATATATTGGAGATAATGTAATGTCAATAAAAGTAGGAATGGTGTCGCTAGGTTGCACCAAAAACCAAGTGGATGCAGAGATTATGCTTTCGCTCATCACAAAGCATGGCTACGAGCTGTGTTCGGACGCAAAAAAATGTGACGTAGTTATCATCAACACCTGCGGGTTTATTGAAGATGCGAAACGCGAATCGATTGAGAATATTTTGGAGTTTGTAGGGCTCAAGCAAAAGGGCAAGGTAAAAGTGGTTGTAGTAACAGGCTGCCTTGCCGAACGCTACCAAATGGAAGTAGCCAAAGAGATACCCGAGGCAGATGTTGTTTTGGGTATCGGCTCAAACAATCAGATTGCCCAAGCCATTGAAAAAGCAATGCAAGGGCAAAAGGTATACGACTTTGCCGATAAAAACAAGGTGATGCTGAGCGGCGAACGCGTAATGACGACTGCACCCTACACCGCTTACCTCAAAGTGGCAGAGGGGTGCGACAACCGATGTACCTACTGCGCCATACCCATTATCCGCGGCGGCTTTCGCAGCAGGCCGATGGAAGATATTATTGCAGAGGCAAAAACGCTTGCTGCAAACGGTGTAAAAGAGCTGAATGTTATCGCGCAGGACACCACACGATACGGCAAAGATTTGTACGGAAAGCTGATGCTGCCCGAATTGCTCGACAAACTTTGCGAGATTGATGGTGTACACTGGATTCGTATCCTGTACGGATACCCCGATACCATTACCGATGAGCTGCTGGACACAATGGCTCGCCAACCCAAAATTTGCAAATACATTGATATTCCGCTGCAGCATGCCAGCGGCAACATTTTAAAGCGGATGAACCGCCGTTTTGACCGTGAATCTCTTACCGCTTTAATGAACCATGTGCGCGAAAAAATGAACGATGTTACCCTGCGCACTACGTTTATCACCGGGTTCCCCGGCGAAACCGAACAAGATTTTGAAGACCTATGTACTTTTATCAAAGAGGTTCAGTTCGACCGCCTGGGTTGCTTCCCTTACTCGGCAGAAGACGGTACCCCTGCCGCCGAGTTTGACGGACAGCTTGACGATGAGGTGAAACGCCGCCGTGCCGACGTGATTATGGAAGAGCAAATGGGCATTATGGAGGCCCGCAACCGTAAAAAAATTGACAAAACCCTTGAAGCTTTGGTGGAAGGGTTTGATAAACAAAATAAGCTTTACTACGGCAGAACCGCCGCCGATGCCCCGGATATTGACGGCAAAGTGTATTTTACAAGCGAGCAGAAGCTGCATGAGGGCGATTTTGTGAAAGTTACTATCGAAGACGTCATGGAATACGATCTTATTGGCAGGGTGCAGGAGGCGATATAAATTGAATTTACCAAATAAACTCACGGTATTGCGTATGGCGCTGGTTCCGGTGTTTCTGGTGTTCATGTTAATGGATGGAATGGCGCATAACTATTTATGGGCGTTGTTTGTTTTTGTAATAGCATCGCTCACCGATTTGCTTGATGGTAAAATTGCGCGTAAACAGGGGCTTGTAACCGATTTTGGCAAGTTTATGGACCCGCTTGCAGATAAAATTTTGGTTATGGCTGGTATGATTTGCTTTGTAGAACTGGGTTATGCCCCCGCATTTGTAATTGTAATTATTCTTGCGCGCGAATTTTTGGTTACTTCTCTGCGCTTGATTGCCGCAGGCAGAGGTATCGTAATAGCTGCAGACAAATGGGGCAAATACAAAACAGTATGCCAAATGGTTTGGATTATTTACACCATTTTAGTTTTGTGGCTACTGATGAACTCGGGCTTGGTTGGCGCATGGGACCAGGGCTTGTGGGTGGCGCTGCGCATACCATCGGATGTGTTGATGTGGCTTTCGGTAATACTTACAGTCATTTCCGGCACGAACTATGTGTGGAAAAACCGCAGCTGTATCAGCGATATGAAATAAACCAGCAGCAGCAATTCGTTTAGAGCAAACCTCTCTGCACTTATGATAACCTCAATGCGGTATCTGCAAAAAGCAGAGAAGTAATTATATAACCGGAGGAACATAAATGAAAGTATACAATACGCTCACGAGACAAAAAGAAGAACTTATCCCCATAACACCGGGTGAAATTAAAATGTATGCCTGCGGGCCTACTGTTTATAATTATATCCATATTGGCAACGCACGCCCTATTTGTGTGTTTGATGTTCTGCGCCGCTACCTTGAATATCGCGGCAATAAGGTTACCTTTGTGCAGAATTTTACCGACATTGATGATAAACTCATCAAAAAAGCAAATGAAGAGGGTATCACCGTTGCAGAGGTTGCGGCACGTTACATCGAAGAATATAAAATCGATGCAACAGGTTTGGGTGTGCGCGAAGCTACCTATCACCCCAAAGCGACTGAAAATGTGGACGAAATTATTCATATTGTTGAGCAGTTGGTGGAAAAGGGCTTTGCCTACGCAAAAAATGGCGATGTATACTTCCGCACAAAGAAAGACCCCGGTTACGGCAAGCTGTCGCATATGCCGCTGGAGGAACTGGATGCAGGCAACCGTATTGACGTAAGCGAGCAAAAAGAGGATGCAATGGACTTTGTGCTATGGAAAGCGGCAAAGCCGGGTGAACCCGCATGGGAATCCCCTTGGGGAATGGGTCGCCCCGGATGGCATATTGAATGTACCGCAATGATACGCAAATATCTGGGCGAAACCATCGATATCCACTGCGGCGGCCAGGATTTAATCTTCCCGCATCACGAAAATGAGATTGCACAGGCAGAGTGCTGCTCAGGCAAAGATTATGTTCATTACTGGATGCACAACGGTTACATCAATGTGGATAACCGCAAGATGAGTAAATCACTGAATAACTTTTTTACCACACGCGATGTGGCAAATAAATTTGGCTACGAGCCCATTAAGTTTATGATGTTGCAGGCACACTACCGCAGCCCCATCAACTATAGTATTGAGGTCATCGAGCAATGTCAGGCAGCACTTGCGCGTTTGCATACTTGCCGCGATAACCTGGATTTCGCACTGAAAAATGCGATTGATACCGTTGGTGAGGACGAAGCAGAACTTAAAAAACAACTGGAAGCACGCCGCGAGCAGTTCATCACAGCAATGGATGATGACCTGAATACCGCAGACGGTATTGCCGCTTTGTTTGATATGGCGCGTGACATCAATACCGTCATTGCCGAACCGCGCAGCAAAGACTATTTGGAGTTTGCTGCAGCTCTGTTTGATGAACTTACCGATGTACTCGGTTTGCTCTACAACCGCAAAAATCAGAGTATCGATGCCGAGGTGGAAGCACTGATTGAGCAGCGGCAGGAGGCAAGAAAAAACAAAGACTTTAAAACCGCAGATGAAATTCGCGATAAACTCAAAGATATGGGTGTGGTACTGGAAGATACACCGCAGGGTGTGAAATGGAGTTTGGCAAAGTGATTCGAAAAATCAGTATGCTGGATATTCCACGCGTGATGGATATTTGGCTGAACGCCACAATTCAGGGGCACCCGTTTATCCCTGAAGATTACTGGTACAACAACTACGATACCGTCAAGAATGTTTGGATACCCTCCTCCGATACTTATGTGGATGAGCGGGAAGGCAAAGTGCTTGGCTTTGTGAGTGTACTGGATAATACGCTGATTGGTGCGCTGTTTGTCGATTTTGAACAACAGGGCATCGGCATTGGCACTGCATTGATAAACTATATAAAAAACTTGTATAGCCCCCTTACACTGGAGGTATACAAAGAAAACCGCAATGCTGTACGGTTTTATCGGTCTTGCGGGTTTGTTATCGCGGATGAAAAGAAAGCCGAAGACAACGACCACATCCTGTATGTTATGGCGTGGACAAAAGAATAATAAACAAAGAAGCCCTCTCCTTTTGGAGAGGGCTTTGTTGGTTTTGCTTTTTCTGCTATAATATATCTAATAGTAAAACGAGAAGGAGAGGTGCTCCATGAAGAAGTTACTGCTATTAATTACGCTATTGTGTATGGTTGTGTTTGCTTCCTGCTCAAATTCAAATGATGATGCAGTTTCACAAAATAGAACTCTCAAAGACGATGAGAGCATGCAATCCGGTATTTTTTCGGAGAAATATGATTCTCGGAGTGCCATCACTCCAACTGACCTTATAGGTCACCCGAACCGAATTTATATCATTAAGGATAGCAAAGAAATACAATTCGAGCCTGATTCAGATGGGTATGAAAAAATATTAAAGTTATTGAATGGACGTTTTCCAGAAGCAATGAAAGAAGCAGCTATGGCTATTTTATGCTTAGATGATAAAGGCAACTTTGATTGGAGTTTAATGTCTGACGAATTTAACTATTTACGGTTGACTTATAATAATACTCAAACCGTCAAAATGAACTGTATGCATGAAAATTATGAAGGTATCCCTGTTAAAGAACTCACTTTCAATGATATTATATTTCCTTTATCAGAAGGATATAATGAGATATGCATAGTTGGTACACAAAATACTTATGGAGTGCTTGATAATTCTTCTGCAATTATGTCAGAGATATTGGCGTATGGTAGCTAAACAATCTTGTAATATAAGCACTAAAAATGAGCTTTTGAAAAAGTGGAGTTCAATAGAAAGCAGACAGAAAAAGTTTTGTGCTTTCGTTTCGCTCAAAGCGGGCAAAGACCTTATATTGCAATTAGTAAAGCCCTCTCCTTTTGGAGAGGGCTTTACTAATATTCACTTACCGGCTTCTTGAGCATACTTAAAGAACACCTTATACGAAAAGGGTGAAAAGATTAAATCTTTTACGTTGGGCGAGGCTGCATAGTACGAGGTTTCAAATGCCAACGGCAGAAACACTGCGCTGTCCATCAACATGCTTTCGGCTTGTTTATACAGCAGTGACGCTTTTGCAATATCATCCGCAACCATCGCATCGGTAAGAATTTTATCGTACACCGTGTTCGAATACCCCGTGATATTCTGATTGGAGTAACCGGCAAACGTGCTCAACACAGCGTCGGGGTTGTTACGCCCAGCAGTAAGCGGTACCAAAGCGAGCATATAATCGCCGCTGCGAACCTTGGCATTCAGTGCATCCATCGGCATTGGCTCCAAGTTGATGAAGATGCCTAAATTCTCTTGCAGTTGCCGCTGTAAAACACTCAGAATAGGCGCGTAGCCGCCTGTATCAGGGCAGATGATCGTAGTTTTAGAAAGCTTGTTTGCCTCTAACTCGGCAAGCCCTTCCTCCAGCAATTTTTTTGCCAAGGCAGGGTCTCGTTTGGTACGCAAATCGTATCCTGCAATTTCGCGGTAAGTTTTATTTAGCATGGTAACTGCGGATGGTACAATGGAATTGGCAGGAGAGAGATTCCCCGAAATAGATGGCGTAAGTGCATCGGTGTTGATGGAAAGCATAATTGCACGGCGGATTTTTTCGTTGCCGTAAGTATTGGTGGTGCAGTTAAATGCAAGCCCCCATACCGTATTTTCAAAACTGTAGATAGCAGCTTTATTTTCAGCTTTTAGGATCTCCACATCGCTATAAGTGATAGGTGCTGCATCCGTTTTGCCTGTATAGAAACGTTCAAGCAATTTTTGTACACCCGTTTGTAATACGGAATTGGGGTTATCTTTATCGGGTTTGTCATCAAATTGAAAATAGAGGTCGACACCTCCTGCGGTAACCGGAGTGCCTGAGTGGTAATTCTCATTGGCTCGCAGAGTCATCCTGCGCTGTTCATCAAAGTTTTTGACGATGAACGGACCGTTGAATATTAAATATTCGGGGTTCAGACCGTATCGCCCTTTTGTTGAGAGAAAAAATTCTTCGTTGCAGGGCATAGCAATGGAGGATGTGACAATTTCGGCAAAGAACGGGTTCGGAGTTTCAAGTTTTACAATGAACGTGTAGTCGCCTTGAGCAGATACTCCCAGAGCCGACGTGGGAAGTTCCCCTCGTAATATTTTGGGGGCATTTTCCACACACAACAAGTTGGAGGCACCAGCGCTGTTTGTTGCAGGGTCGACCACACGCTGAAAGGCAAATACAAAATCATGGGCGGTCACGGGGGTATTTTCTTCGTCACTCCACGTTGCGTTTTTTCGCAGTTCAAACGTATATGTAAGCCCATCTTCCGACACTTTGTAATCGGTGGCAACACCGGGGATGAGTTCGCCGTTTTTACCTTGGCGCAACAACCCCTCAAAGGTATTCTCAACAACCATCAGTGATTCGCTGGTGGTTGCAAGCTGAGGGTCGAGGGAGCGCGGTACGTCGGTTAAATCATATTTTACTGTATAGCCGGTCTTATCTTTTTTACCGCAAGAAACAAAGCTTGTCAACAAAAAAACTGTGGCAAGCAGCAGAGATATCAGTTTTTTCACGCTCCGCAATTCCCCCTTAAACAAAAAAGTGTACATCATTTTTATACGCGGTGCAGTAAATCGGTATAAGTCGGCATCGGCCAACAGTCGTAGTCTACAATCGTTTCCATACGGTCGCAACTTGCGCGCAGTGTATCCATTGCAGGCAACACACAATTGCGCATAGCAACGGCATGATCTTTATGGCATGCAATCCCTTGTGCGTAGGCGTAGGCATCCTCAAGTGCACAAATGTGATCCTGTATGTCCCCAATCAGTTCGTCCAAAAGAGCAAGGTGTTTTTTTACCGATGCTGCCCCCAGCCCGGCGGTACTCATCGCATTAAAAGATGTGGCAATATCGCCTGCGTATTTTACACATGCGGGGAAGATTTGGCGTTTTGCCATCTCGAGCATGGTGGCGGCCTCGATAGAGACAACCTTGCAGTAATTCTCGAGCATAATATCGTAGCGGCTGCGGCATTCTGATTCGGAGAAAATGCCGGTACGCTCAAACAGATTGATGTTCTTACAGTCAATCATTGCCTCAATGGCATCAACGGTGTTGGCGAGGTTGGGCAAACCGCGGCGTTTCGCTTCTTCTACCCACTCTGCCGAATAGTTGTTCCCGTTAAAAATAACAGCACTGTGGTCGCGAACTGTATCAGAGATAATTGCCTTCAGCTCGGTATCAAAATCGTCCGACTGAGCAAGGCGGTCGGCATAATTATGCAGTACATCGGCAACCGCTGCGTTCAGCATCACGTTGGCAAGCGCTATGGATTGGGAAGACCCCACCATGCGGAACTCGAACTTATTACCGGTAAAAGCAAACGGAGATGTCCGGTTGCGGTCACTTTCGTCGCGGTTTAGGTTGGGCAGAGTTTCTACACCCATTTGCAGCGAAACAGCAGCGGGCACGTCCACATCCTTGCCGTTGGCAATATCGGTTAAGATGTGAGTGAGCTGCTCACCGAGAAAAATGGATATGATAGCAGGCGGAGCCTCGTAGCCGCCCAAACGGTGGTCGTTGCCCGCACTGGTGGCAGAAAGACGCAGTAAATCGCTGTATTCGTGCACTGCGGTGATGACCGCACACAAAAAGGTAAGAAACTGTACGTTTTCCCACGGGGTTTTGCCGGGGTCGAGCAGATTCAGCCCGTCATCGGTGGAGAGCGACCAGTTGTTGTGTTTGCCGCTGCCGTTTACGCCTGCAAATGGTTTTTCATGCAGCAGGCAGGCAAGCTCCAGTTTTTTTGCGGTAATCCGCATCATTTCCATGGTGAGGTGATTGTGGTCGCACGCGATGTTGGCACTTGCAAACACAGGTGCTAGCTCATGCTGTGCGGGCGCAGCCTCGTTGTGCTTGGTTTTGGATGTTACGCCAAGGCTCCACAATTCTTTGTCCAGCTTTTCCATAAACTCTGCTACACGCAGACGAATTCTGCCGCAGTAATGGTCGTCAAGCTCCTGCCCTTTTGGGGGCTTTGCACCGAACAACGTTCTGCCGCAAATTTTAAGGTCGAGCCGCTTTTCGTATAAATTGCGGTCAACCAAAAAATATTCCTGCTCGGCACCTACTGTAGGAATAACGCGGTGAGATGTGTTGTTGCCGAACAAGTGTAAAATGCGCAATGCCTCTGCAGATAAAGTCTGCATAGAGCGCAGCAAAGGCGTTTTCATATCCAACGCTTCACCCGTGTACGCACAAAAGGCGGTGGGTATATATAAGGTATGGTCGCGGATAAACGCGGGCGAGGTTGGGTCCCATGCGGTATAGCCGCGTGCCTCAAAGGTGTTGCGCAGCCCCCCGTTGGGGAAGCTGGAGGCATCGGGCTCGCCGACAACAAGGCTTTTGCCCGAAAACTCTAAAATAATAGAGCCGTCGCTCGTCGGGGTAAGAAAGCTGTCGTGCTTGCCCGCTGTAATATTTGTCATAGGTTGAAACCAGTGGGTATAATGGGTGGCGCCATTTTCAACCGCCCAATCTTTCATAGCACCCGCTACCACCTCTGCTATGGCAGGGTCAAGCGGCGCACCTTCGCGGTTGGTGTGCTTTAGGCTGTCGTAAACGCGTTTGGGCAGGCGCTGGCGCATTTCGGTTTCGCCAAACACCTTGCTTCCAAAAATCTCGATAATATCCATAATAAGCCCCCATTAAATAAGATTTTCAAACTTGAGAATCTCAGCAATACCGTTTGTTACTTGCAAAGGTTATGGTTGTAAACAAGGCTGAAAGCAAGCTGCTTACAGCAGATGGATACCGTTTGCCTCGCAGGCACCCATCATATCGTCCGGCCAAACAGATGCCTGTACCTCGCCGATGTGTGCTTTTTGCAAAAGCACCATGCAAAGGCGCGATTGACCGATACCGCCGCCCATAGTGAGCGGAAGCTCGTTGTTTAAAAGCATTTTATGAAACGGCAGCTCGCGGCGGTTTTCGCACCCCGCCAAAGTAAGCTGACGGTTGAGTGCAGCTGCATCTACACGGATACCCATGGAGGAAAGTTCGATTGCGCGGTTGAGTACGGGGTACCAAATCAGCAGGTCACCGTTGAGGTCCCAGTCATCGTAGTCGGGGGCTCTGCCGTCGTGTGGTTTGCCGCTGCGCAGTTTGCCGCCAATTTGGGTGATAAAAACAACACCGTATCGTTTGCAAATTTCGTTCTCGCGCTCTTTCGGGGTCAGGTCGGGGTACAGATCCTCCAGCTCCTGCGAGCTGACAAAGTGTACATCTTTTGTAATAAAGCAGTCGAGTTGTTCAAAACGGGCGCAGAGTATTTTTTGTGTGGCAACAATCGCAGACAGTATCTCGCGTACAGTGTGTTTGAGAAAATGCAAGGTTCTGTCCTCATCCAAAATCACTTTTTCCCAGTCCCACTGGTCTACATACACCGAGTGCAAGTTGTCGAGTTCTTCGTCACGGCGGATGGCGTTCATATCGGTATATAAGCCCGTTTCGGGTTTAAAGCCGTACCGTTTCAGCGCCATACGCTTCCATTTGGCAAGGCTGTGTACGATAGCAACATCGGCGCCGATATCTTTAATATCGAATTGAACGGGGCGCTCCACGCCGTTAAGGTCGTCGTTCAGCCCTGATTCGGGGCGCACATACAGCGGTGCGGATACGCGGGTAAGCTCTAGCACAGCAGCTAGTTCGGTTTCAAAGGTATCCTTCACCAGCTTGATGGCTTTTTCCGTTTCCATAATATCAAGCTTTGCAGGGTATACCTGCGGAATCATAAGATTTTGAGTTGACACGGGTCGTTCCTCCGT from the Hydrogenoanaerobacterium saccharovorans genome contains:
- a CDS encoding glutamine synthetase III, which translates into the protein MDIIEIFGSKVFGETEMRQRLPKRVYDSLKHTNREGAPLDPAIAEVVAGAMKDWAVENGATHYTHWFQPMTNITAGKHDSFLTPTSDGSIILEFSGKSLVVGEPDASSFPNGGLRNTFEARGYTAWDPTSPAFIRDHTLYIPTAFCAYTGEALDMKTPLLRSMQTLSAEALRILHLFGNNTSHRVIPTVGAEQEYFLVDRNLYEKRLDLKICGRTLFGAKPPKGQELDDHYCGRIRLRVAEFMEKLDKELWSLGVTSKTKHNEAAPAQHELAPVFASANIACDHNHLTMEMMRITAKKLELACLLHEKPFAGVNGSGKHNNWSLSTDDGLNLLDPGKTPWENVQFLTFLCAVITAVHEYSDLLRLSATSAGNDHRLGGYEAPPAIISIFLGEQLTHILTDIANGKDVDVPAAVSLQMGVETLPNLNRDESDRNRTSPFAFTGNKFEFRMVGSSQSIALANVMLNAAVADVLHNYADRLAQSDDFDTELKAIISDTVRDHSAVIFNGNNYSAEWVEEAKRRGLPNLANTVDAIEAMIDCKNINLFERTGIFSESECRSRYDIMLENYCKVVSIEAATMLEMAKRQIFPACVKYAGDIATSFNAMSTAGLGAASVKKHLALLDELIGDIQDHICALEDAYAYAQGIACHKDHAVAMRNCVLPAMDTLRASCDRMETIVDYDCWPMPTYTDLLHRV
- the asnA gene encoding aspartate--ammonia ligase, with amino-acid sequence MSTQNLMIPQVYPAKLDIMETEKAIKLVKDTFETELAAVLELTRVSAPLYVRPESGLNDDLNGVERPVQFDIKDIGADVAIVHSLAKWKRMALKRYGFKPETGLYTDMNAIRRDEELDNLHSVYVDQWDWEKVILDEDRTLHFLKHTVREILSAIVATQKILCARFEQLDCFITKDVHFVSSQELEDLYPDLTPKERENEICKRYGVVFITQIGGKLRSGKPHDGRAPDYDDWDLNGDLLIWYPVLNRAIELSSMGIRVDAAALNRQLTLAGCENRRELPFHKMLLNNELPLTMGGGIGQSRLCMVLLQKAHIGEVQASVWPDDMMGACEANGIHLL